Proteins co-encoded in one Gleimia hominis genomic window:
- a CDS encoding DDE-type integrase/transposase/recombinase has protein sequence MLSTTSKLKTCCIKPEAPVLDNLVKRDSTAAGPNQVWLADVTEPLTKEGKVYAYTIKDMWSKRIVGYCIDKHMKTPLVTSALFMTLPHRGCMLNAYSLQGSMGGVGACEDNAAMESFSLCHKKC, from the coding sequence ATTCTCTCGACTACATCTAAACTCAAAACGTGTTGCATTAAACCTGAAGCACCGGTCCTTGATAATCTCGTCAAACGGGATTCCACTGCCGCAGGCCCTAACCAAGTATGGTTGGCAGATGTTACCGAACCCTTAACTAAAGAAGGCAAAGTCTATGCATATACGATAAAAGATATGTGGTCTAAACGTATTGTTGGGTACTGCATTGATAAGCATATGAAAACGCCCCTGGTGACTTCAGCATTGTTTATGACGCTACCCCATAGAGGATGCATGCTAAACGCCTATAGCCTGCAAGGATCTATGGGCGGAGTCGGGGCGTGCGAGGATAACGCGGCTATGGAGTCTTTTTCTCTTTGCCACAAAAAGTGTTAG
- a CDS encoding ABC transporter ATP-binding protein: MGINPAISARHICFAYQKGTPILTDVSFDLAYGESLAIVGRSGLGKTTLLRLVDGSLVPTNGDIHVCDHPLRNLSTRKRLELRRKHIGRIFQTPRLVPEFSVMENVMLPALLSKTHRNAARKRATALLDRVEVDPKTQVLALSGGQACRVAVARALICDPQVVIADEPTANLDPVLAQTVISLLLDICRGKRALLMVSHDQNVANQCAHVARLKPASSSGAILEAER; encoded by the coding sequence ATGGGGATAAATCCTGCTATTTCAGCTAGGCACATCTGCTTTGCGTATCAAAAAGGTACGCCAATTTTGACGGATGTAAGTTTCGATCTAGCGTACGGAGAGTCCTTAGCGATCGTTGGCAGATCAGGTCTAGGAAAGACGACGTTACTGCGTCTAGTAGATGGCTCACTCGTACCGACTAATGGTGATATTCATGTTTGCGATCACCCGTTAAGGAACTTATCGACAAGAAAACGTTTAGAACTGCGGCGTAAACATATCGGACGAATATTCCAGACTCCACGTTTAGTTCCCGAATTCTCCGTAATGGAAAACGTTATGCTCCCTGCTTTACTTTCTAAAACACACAGAAACGCGGCTCGCAAACGAGCAACCGCATTACTGGACCGTGTCGAGGTAGATCCCAAAACTCAAGTGCTCGCGCTCTCAGGTGGACAAGCATGCCGTGTTGCAGTGGCAAGGGCATTGATTTGTGACCCGCAGGTAGTTATCGCTGATGAGCCTACTGCTAATCTAGATCCCGTCTTAGCTCAAACTGTAATTTCCCTATTGCTTGACATTTGTAGGGGAAAACGTGCTCTGCTCATGGTTTCGCACGACCAGAACGTAGCAAACCAGTGTGCTCACGTAGCACGTTTAAAGCCAGCATCCAGTAGTGGTGCGATTTTGGAAGCAGAACGGTAA
- a CDS encoding glucose 1-dehydrogenase: MMSEKLEGKVAIISGAASGMGESHARRLAKEGAKVVLGDIADKEGQALAEEIGEDKALFVHLNVADYDSWVNAAEETVKTFGSLDVLVNNAGILTRGNAVDATVEDWQKTIDIDLTGAFYGIKASVPAMREAGGGSIINISSIAGLVGFKNRLAYAAAKWGVHGMTKTSALDFGPDNIRVNSVHPGSVRTPLTAGLKRGFGQIPLGRDADVNEISNLIVFLASDDSAFISGANIAIDGGETAGNNLREDS, translated from the coding sequence ATGATGTCTGAAAAACTAGAAGGTAAAGTAGCTATTATTTCAGGGGCGGCTAGCGGTATGGGGGAATCCCATGCGCGGCGGTTAGCAAAAGAAGGCGCGAAAGTTGTTTTAGGTGACATCGCAGACAAAGAGGGACAGGCGTTAGCAGAAGAAATTGGTGAGGATAAGGCACTATTCGTACACCTGAACGTAGCTGACTACGACAGCTGGGTGAACGCGGCAGAGGAAACCGTGAAGACGTTCGGTTCCCTTGACGTTCTTGTTAATAACGCAGGTATTCTCACTCGAGGCAACGCGGTTGACGCCACGGTTGAGGATTGGCAGAAGACGATTGACATTGACCTCACCGGTGCGTTTTACGGGATCAAAGCATCGGTTCCAGCTATGCGCGAGGCCGGAGGCGGGTCGATCATAAACATTTCTTCTATTGCGGGTCTAGTTGGATTCAAAAACCGTTTGGCCTACGCCGCAGCTAAATGGGGTGTGCATGGGATGACGAAGACATCAGCGTTAGATTTCGGGCCAGATAACATTCGTGTTAACTCCGTTCACCCCGGTTCCGTTCGCACGCCCTTAACGGCCGGGCTCAAACGCGGTTTCGGCCAGATCCCACTTGGCCGTGACGCGGACGTAAACGAAATCTCGAACCTAATCGTGTTCCTAGCGTCCGACGATTCCGCTTTTATTAGTGGCGCAAATATTGCGATAGATGGCGGTGAAACTGCGGGCAACAACCTGCGTGAAGACTCGTAA
- a CDS encoding GIY-YIG nuclease family protein produces the protein MTDPSTVAPLFAPGERRGIYILEFKNGERYVGQTENIVTRYSTHRHGSKHHAAWQYVTAISFCHIPEGDLDEPERITIRQQRVAHRLRNRAFNFGHWEPTVLDNYVAPEEQLHWATGHPSYDLAPFAEAAKNLKQETPKLLTKRRGQEVMPDGRPVWEVVVDELAQIVALAIPNAPQTQKRFWTLSDYPSTAGGRFATLNVGSLELAFFPRRRMEPMRRWFKSASKTWQETLGLTVQINAEMGTLVHDDSIRWYNRKRNIRFTDSVGKHTVEWYRVPHGYSVPVDSFAGPLGVFGLSVFPEEMRAGVRSLAIHSMRKQSALLNGRSHSEPLTRLVFERIASPQFQEMLAENTRGAVGVDE, from the coding sequence TTGACAGATCCGTCTACTGTTGCCCCACTATTTGCACCCGGTGAGCGCCGCGGAATCTACATTTTGGAGTTCAAAAACGGTGAACGCTATGTTGGGCAGACGGAGAATATCGTCACGCGGTATTCCACCCATAGGCACGGGTCTAAACATCATGCGGCATGGCAGTACGTAACAGCGATTTCTTTTTGCCATATTCCTGAGGGTGATTTAGATGAGCCGGAGCGCATAACCATTAGGCAGCAGCGGGTAGCTCATAGGCTGCGGAACCGAGCATTCAACTTTGGGCACTGGGAACCGACAGTGTTGGACAACTATGTTGCACCAGAGGAACAACTGCACTGGGCCACCGGCCACCCCAGTTATGATTTAGCCCCATTCGCGGAGGCTGCGAAGAACCTCAAGCAAGAAACGCCCAAGTTGCTAACAAAACGACGCGGGCAAGAAGTGATGCCGGATGGTCGGCCCGTGTGGGAAGTCGTGGTAGATGAGTTAGCGCAGATTGTGGCGCTCGCGATTCCAAACGCGCCCCAAACGCAGAAACGTTTCTGGACCCTTTCGGACTACCCAAGTACCGCGGGAGGGAGGTTCGCAACCCTAAACGTTGGCTCGCTAGAACTGGCTTTCTTTCCGCGCCGCAGGATGGAGCCCATGCGTCGTTGGTTCAAGAGCGCATCGAAGACGTGGCAAGAGACTTTGGGGCTAACCGTTCAAATAAATGCGGAAATGGGGACTTTGGTTCACGACGACTCGATTCGATGGTACAACCGTAAACGGAATATTCGCTTCACCGATTCTGTAGGTAAACACACTGTTGAGTGGTATCGGGTTCCCCATGGTTACAGTGTTCCTGTTGATTCGTTTGCGGGGCCGTTGGGTGTTTTTGGTCTTTCAGTTTTTCCTGAGGAAATGCGTGCTGGCGTCCGGTCCCTCGCGATCCATTCCATGAGGAAGCAAAGTGCGCTTCTGAACGGTAGGAGTCACAGTGAGCCGCTCACGAGGCTCGTGTTCGAACGGATAGCGTCCCCGCAGTTCCAAGAAATGTTAGCAGAGAATACTCGCGGTGCAGTAGGAGTAGATGAGTAA
- a CDS encoding riboflavin synthase, which yields MFTGLVECKGEVVSVSPSGETQNKQMIIGIKSPFASQLELGDSVATDGVCLTVTEIEKDTFYAYAMPETMRLTTLGQRTVGDTVNLERAVRPTDRLGGHIVSGHVDGIGTVKKISHGEQWVEMTIETPKNLMRQIALKGSIAIDGVSLTVTQVGETWFSVGLIPATLQTTTLGTLTEGNHVNLETDTIAKYVQRLMQTK from the coding sequence ATGTTCACAGGATTAGTAGAGTGCAAAGGCGAGGTCGTTTCCGTATCACCCAGCGGGGAAACCCAGAATAAGCAAATGATTATTGGCATTAAATCCCCGTTCGCGTCGCAGCTAGAACTTGGGGACTCCGTGGCTACTGACGGCGTGTGCCTCACAGTTACTGAAATCGAAAAAGACACGTTCTACGCGTACGCAATGCCAGAAACCATGCGGCTAACCACCCTGGGGCAGCGAACGGTAGGTGACACCGTAAACCTAGAACGCGCGGTTCGACCCACGGACAGGCTCGGTGGACACATAGTATCCGGACACGTTGACGGTATCGGCACAGTTAAAAAGATCAGCCACGGCGAACAGTGGGTGGAAATGACAATAGAGACACCGAAGAACCTCATGAGGCAAATTGCGCTCAAAGGATCCATCGCGATCGATGGAGTGTCACTGACTGTAACGCAGGTTGGGGAAACCTGGTTCTCCGTAGGGTTGATTCCCGCGACCCTGCAGACGACCACATTGGGAACACTCACCGAAGGGAACCACGTGAACCTAGAAACCGACACCATCGCGAAATACGTTCAACGGCTAATGCAAACCAAATAA
- a CDS encoding sodium/glutamate symporter, which produces MTPQSVGLALLVLGFILLIGKVLRIKVHWMQSLFLPSAIIGGTVGLLAGPEVFGKIASLLGTDMFASGGLFTEDMIEVWKTLPGLLISVVFATLFLGQDLPGPKRVIELAGPQLSLGVAFASGQYVVGLLVAILVITPLFGIPYMAGALIEIGFEGGHGTAAGMFQVFEDLGWSEGGDLAIGTATVGLVGGVVIGVGLINWAVRTGRTKVVHETADRSREEEIGLFRNDEYYPAARMTARPSSIEPLSLHVAILALAIILGQLVLSGLQLLETTFWPDFKLLAYVPLFPLAMIGGIIVQLVLKWTGYDHMIDSQMMARIQGLGLDLLVTAAIATVSLKAISANLLPFLLLCVAGIAFNTFILLWFTPRCIPDYWFERGIGDFGESMGVTATGLILMRIVDPEGKSPCFEAFGYKQLVFEPFFGGGFVTALMAPLIFKFGPWPPLIGMAVLFVIALTTGLFYWGKDIDQKKLKASYKKNVAK; this is translated from the coding sequence ATGACACCACAGTCCGTTGGCCTAGCTTTACTTGTACTCGGATTCATCTTACTTATCGGTAAAGTGTTGCGCATTAAAGTGCATTGGATGCAGTCTCTGTTCTTACCTTCCGCGATTATTGGCGGCACGGTGGGCTTGTTAGCAGGTCCGGAAGTATTTGGTAAGATCGCGTCCCTATTAGGTACCGACATGTTCGCATCGGGCGGCTTGTTTACCGAAGACATGATCGAAGTGTGGAAGACGTTGCCGGGCTTGTTGATTTCGGTAGTGTTCGCCACCTTGTTTTTGGGTCAAGACCTGCCCGGCCCTAAGCGTGTTATTGAACTTGCGGGCCCGCAGTTATCTTTAGGGGTGGCTTTCGCGTCTGGCCAGTACGTGGTTGGTTTGCTGGTGGCAATTTTGGTTATCACTCCGCTTTTCGGTATCCCGTATATGGCGGGCGCGTTAATTGAAATTGGGTTTGAGGGCGGCCATGGTACTGCTGCCGGTATGTTCCAGGTGTTTGAGGACCTAGGTTGGTCAGAGGGTGGCGATTTAGCTATTGGTACCGCCACTGTTGGCCTGGTAGGTGGCGTTGTGATTGGCGTTGGGCTCATCAACTGGGCGGTGCGTACCGGCCGCACGAAGGTGGTGCATGAGACCGCGGATCGGTCGCGTGAAGAAGAGATTGGTTTGTTCCGTAACGACGAGTACTACCCGGCTGCTCGGATGACGGCCCGCCCGTCTTCGATTGAACCGCTTTCGCTGCACGTAGCGATTTTGGCGCTGGCGATTATTCTGGGGCAACTAGTGCTGTCGGGCCTTCAGTTGTTAGAAACAACTTTCTGGCCAGATTTCAAACTCTTAGCTTACGTCCCCTTGTTCCCTCTGGCTATGATCGGTGGGATTATTGTGCAGTTGGTGTTGAAGTGGACCGGTTACGACCACATGATTGATTCGCAGATGATGGCCCGCATCCAAGGGTTGGGACTTGACCTGCTGGTGACCGCTGCTATAGCAACCGTTTCGTTGAAGGCGATTTCGGCTAACTTGTTGCCGTTCTTGCTGCTGTGCGTGGCGGGTATTGCTTTTAACACGTTTATTTTGTTGTGGTTCACGCCGCGTTGTATTCCTGATTACTGGTTTGAACGTGGGATTGGTGACTTCGGCGAGTCCATGGGCGTTACTGCTACTGGCCTGATTTTGATGCGGATTGTTGACCCCGAGGGCAAGTCACCTTGTTTCGAGGCGTTCGGCTACAAGCAGCTGGTGTTTGAACCGTTCTTCGGTGGTGGTTTCGTTACCGCACTCATGGCGCCGTTGATTTTCAAGTTTGGGCCTTGGCCACCACTGATTGGGATGGCGGTGTTGTTCGTGATTGCGTTAACAACCGGTTTGTTCTACTGGGGTAAAGATATTGACCAGAAGAAACTGAAGGCGTCTTACAAGAAGAATGTGGCGAAGTAG
- a CDS encoding organic hydroperoxide resistance protein: MNTPEKIVYTAVADNKGGRDGQAHTENPEMTLDVRPPKEMGGDGAGTNPEQLFAMGYGACFQGAMSLAAKELDVNVDDSAVRAHVSIGPEGDSFAISVKIEVYIPGMSVDEMQKVADRTHELCPYSKATRGNVPVEVVAVPAL, from the coding sequence ATGAATACACCAGAGAAAATTGTTTACACCGCAGTAGCTGATAACAAGGGTGGCCGGGACGGTCAGGCCCACACCGAAAACCCGGAAATGACTTTAGATGTACGCCCACCAAAAGAAATGGGTGGTGACGGCGCCGGCACGAACCCAGAACAACTCTTTGCAATGGGGTATGGAGCATGCTTCCAAGGCGCTATGTCGTTGGCAGCAAAAGAACTGGACGTGAACGTAGATGACAGTGCCGTGCGTGCACACGTGTCGATTGGCCCCGAAGGGGATTCGTTCGCAATCAGCGTGAAAATCGAAGTTTATATTCCCGGCATGAGCGTGGATGAGATGCAGAAAGTAGCGGACCGCACTCACGAACTATGCCCGTATTCGAAAGCTACGCGCGGCAACGTTCCTGTGGAGGTAGTGGCTGTACCTGCTTTATAA
- a CDS encoding SLC13 family permease, whose translation MPHTLSTTVKNYAIPTALIVVGIVAFAAGWYPWVEIKQMLTRVGPVIGFATAMTIVATLADAGGVFSALARALTRAGASDPRVFYLLFCAVTIVSTVFFSLDTTVVLMVPIAVATALRLGISARPFAYATIWLANTASLLLPISNLTNLLVADQHADTSPLQFAAQMWPAWIVSCIVPATILFLLEYRTLHPREQSVDSDAQKQIKKMEQQEGHRSVIVLCTGVLVILCAALVLGATPWVVATIAAFVLAAIVWGAGSTDFPTHVIPVKLILQMLGIFLTTGALISVGGDVINNFAPTFPGFLGEQAKALQGLIGANLVNNLPAYLALENTVSDPHSLFTLLIGVNVGPLITPWASLATLLWAQRLQADGQQVHWMRFVLLGLLIAPLTTVLAVAVL comes from the coding sequence ATGCCTCACACGCTGTCTACCACCGTTAAGAACTACGCGATTCCCACGGCTCTAATAGTCGTGGGAATCGTTGCGTTTGCAGCCGGATGGTATCCATGGGTTGAGATCAAACAGATGCTCACCCGCGTTGGCCCAGTAATAGGGTTCGCTACCGCAATGACGATTGTTGCTACATTGGCAGACGCGGGCGGTGTGTTTTCAGCTTTAGCGCGGGCGCTCACTCGCGCAGGTGCCTCTGACCCACGGGTGTTCTATCTGCTGTTCTGTGCGGTCACGATAGTGTCGACCGTATTCTTCTCCCTCGACACCACGGTGGTTCTGATGGTGCCAATTGCCGTTGCTACTGCGCTGCGGCTCGGTATTAGTGCCCGCCCGTTTGCTTATGCCACCATCTGGTTGGCTAATACGGCCTCCCTTCTGCTGCCGATTTCGAACCTCACAAACCTGCTGGTTGCTGACCAGCATGCGGACACGTCACCACTACAGTTTGCTGCACAAATGTGGCCCGCGTGGATTGTTAGCTGCATCGTTCCAGCTACGATCTTGTTTCTTCTGGAATATCGTACGCTGCACCCCAGGGAGCAGAGTGTTGATTCGGACGCACAAAAGCAGATAAAGAAAATGGAGCAGCAAGAGGGGCACCGCAGCGTGATTGTGCTGTGCACCGGCGTGCTCGTAATTCTCTGTGCCGCTCTGGTGCTCGGTGCTACACCATGGGTAGTTGCCACCATAGCCGCGTTCGTGTTGGCTGCTATTGTGTGGGGTGCGGGGTCAACAGATTTTCCGACACACGTAATTCCCGTGAAGCTGATTTTGCAGATGCTTGGGATTTTCTTAACAACGGGCGCTCTAATTAGCGTAGGTGGCGACGTAATAAATAACTTCGCTCCCACCTTTCCAGGGTTTCTTGGTGAACAGGCAAAAGCGCTACAGGGCCTAATTGGCGCGAACTTAGTTAATAACCTACCTGCTTATTTAGCGTTAGAGAACACCGTTTCAGACCCGCATTCACTATTCACCCTTTTAATTGGTGTGAATGTTGGGCCCCTGATTACCCCGTGGGCATCACTTGCAACACTTCTTTGGGCCCAGCGCTTGCAGGCAGATGGGCAACAGGTTCACTGGATGCGCTTCGTCCTCTTGGGATTATTGATCGCTCCACTCACAACCGTTCTAGCAGTTGCGGTCTTGTAA
- a CDS encoding FAD-binding and (Fe-S)-binding domain-containing protein yields the protein MSATAGRIAMTAVPEETVRQLADVLGPDVEVSTRELDRLALAVDASHYLAIPQAIARPKTAKQVASAMAIAVNAGWPLTLRGGGSSLSGQAMSRGLTMDVRRNFRNFEILDAGRKVRTQPGNTIVQINAALARYGRKLGPDPASSVACTIGGLVANNSSGMTCGTTANTYRTIDSMVIVLPSGTVVDTGDPHADELLRDKEPNLVATLEHLRDELRAPDLKKDIERRYAIKNTMGYGVNSFIDFDTPAKILEHLMVGSEGTLGFVAQATFNTVPVHKKNLTGFLLFNSLDSANEALPTLVDSGADVVELIDSESIVAMGQESAALLPDGFKVDKEAVLLVEYQGDSDEQLRELSKEGLAKFQDFDLYADAEMTQDPKRRQQMWVLRNGLYTKIARNRPKGTVALLEDVAVPVPKLAGVCTDLHELFGKHNYDGAVIFGHAKDGNIHFLVTESFADDKAMKRYELFTEDLVDLIIGEQGTLKAEHGTGRIMAPFVKRQYGEDLYQVMVQIKNACDPKNVLNPGTIIPEDDMQHLRDIKRTEDVRPVIDDCVECGYCEAVCPSQHLTTTPRQRIVLQRAIGAAQAMGDEDLAETLRNQQGYDVVDTCAVDGMCQTSCPVNINTGNLVRELRSEQASTVEKKMWEGMAHSWNLVADGAAGLGMTVAKKLPNQVVRSGLGVARKIIGTDVVPQLSAELPGGGPRRRPVIQHQPDAIFMPACIGSMFASTHPTEKGVGPALMKLAARAGVRLSVPEGISGLCCGTPWKSKGMDDGQHAMGQRLVRVLGEASDNWRLPIICDNASCTEGLIVTLRNEGVENAQVVDAVPFVAEHIAPKLPRLHRVGCAVVHPTCASTQLGINDALITLSGLVADEVRIPDGWRCCGFAGDRGLLHEELTATATADEAKSVNSIDASLYLSCNRTCELGMTRATGHNYTHVLEELAARL from the coding sequence ATGAGTGCCACCGCCGGACGCATCGCGATGACAGCTGTACCTGAGGAGACCGTACGCCAACTAGCGGACGTACTGGGCCCGGATGTGGAGGTGTCCACGCGTGAGCTAGATCGGTTAGCGCTCGCGGTGGATGCGTCGCACTACCTGGCGATTCCACAGGCCATTGCCCGCCCTAAAACCGCGAAACAAGTGGCCTCAGCTATGGCTATTGCGGTTAACGCCGGGTGGCCGCTAACGCTGCGCGGCGGTGGGTCCTCCCTTTCTGGGCAGGCGATGAGCCGCGGGCTCACAATGGACGTGCGGCGCAACTTTAGGAACTTCGAAATCCTTGACGCAGGACGGAAGGTCCGCACCCAACCGGGCAACACGATCGTGCAAATCAACGCGGCTTTAGCCCGGTACGGCCGTAAACTCGGCCCTGACCCCGCTAGTTCCGTTGCCTGCACAATCGGTGGTTTGGTGGCTAACAACTCCTCGGGCATGACCTGTGGGACAACTGCGAACACGTACCGCACCATTGACTCAATGGTGATTGTGCTGCCGTCGGGCACAGTTGTGGACACGGGGGATCCACATGCCGACGAGCTGCTGCGAGACAAAGAACCGAACCTAGTGGCCACTTTAGAGCACCTGCGGGACGAATTGCGTGCGCCGGACCTCAAGAAAGATATTGAACGCCGCTACGCAATTAAGAACACGATGGGCTACGGGGTGAACTCGTTTATTGACTTCGATACGCCCGCGAAAATCTTGGAACACCTGATGGTGGGGTCAGAAGGTACCCTCGGGTTCGTGGCGCAGGCAACTTTCAACACGGTACCTGTGCATAAGAAGAACTTGACGGGCTTCCTACTGTTTAACTCACTGGATTCCGCGAACGAGGCACTGCCGACGCTGGTGGATTCGGGGGCGGACGTTGTGGAACTGATTGACTCTGAATCTATTGTGGCGATGGGTCAAGAAAGTGCGGCGCTACTGCCGGACGGGTTCAAAGTCGATAAAGAAGCGGTGCTGCTGGTTGAATACCAGGGGGATTCAGATGAGCAGCTGCGGGAACTGTCGAAAGAAGGGCTGGCGAAATTCCAGGACTTCGACCTGTACGCGGATGCGGAGATGACGCAAGACCCGAAACGCCGGCAGCAAATGTGGGTGCTGCGCAACGGGTTGTACACGAAGATTGCGCGTAACCGGCCGAAGGGAACAGTGGCTTTGCTTGAGGACGTGGCTGTACCTGTGCCGAAACTGGCGGGTGTGTGCACGGACCTGCACGAGCTGTTCGGTAAACACAACTACGATGGTGCGGTCATTTTTGGGCACGCGAAAGACGGGAACATCCACTTCTTGGTTACGGAATCGTTCGCGGACGACAAGGCGATGAAGCGCTATGAGTTGTTCACTGAGGACCTGGTGGATCTGATTATTGGGGAGCAAGGTACCCTCAAGGCGGAGCATGGGACGGGGCGGATAATGGCGCCGTTCGTGAAACGTCAGTATGGGGAGGATCTGTACCAGGTGATGGTGCAGATCAAGAACGCGTGCGACCCGAAGAACGTGTTGAATCCGGGCACGATTATTCCTGAGGATGACATGCAGCACCTGCGGGATATTAAACGCACCGAGGATGTGCGACCCGTGATTGATGACTGCGTGGAATGTGGTTACTGCGAGGCGGTGTGCCCATCCCAGCATCTGACAACTACGCCGCGGCAGCGGATTGTGCTGCAACGTGCAATCGGGGCGGCGCAGGCGATGGGGGATGAAGACCTGGCGGAAACTCTGCGTAACCAACAGGGCTACGATGTGGTGGATACGTGTGCGGTGGATGGGATGTGCCAGACGTCGTGCCCGGTGAATATCAACACGGGTAATTTGGTGCGGGAACTGCGCAGCGAGCAGGCGTCAACGGTGGAAAAGAAAATGTGGGAAGGCATGGCGCATTCGTGGAACCTGGTTGCTGATGGTGCCGCTGGGCTTGGGATGACGGTGGCTAAGAAACTACCGAACCAGGTGGTGCGTTCTGGGTTAGGTGTGGCACGCAAGATTATTGGCACGGACGTGGTTCCGCAGTTGAGTGCGGAGCTGCCTGGTGGTGGTCCGCGCAGGCGCCCTGTTATTCAGCATCAGCCGGACGCGATTTTTATGCCCGCGTGTATTGGTTCGATGTTCGCGTCGACGCATCCGACTGAGAAGGGGGTGGGGCCGGCGTTGATGAAGTTGGCTGCGCGCGCCGGGGTGCGGCTTTCTGTCCCGGAGGGAATTTCGGGCCTGTGCTGTGGTACCCCCTGGAAGTCGAAGGGTATGGATGATGGTCAGCATGCTATGGGGCAGCGTTTAGTGCGCGTGTTGGGGGAGGCGTCTGATAACTGGCGGCTACCTATTATTTGTGACAACGCGTCTTGCACTGAAGGTCTGATTGTTACGTTGCGTAATGAGGGGGTGGAGAACGCGCAGGTGGTGGATGCGGTTCCGTTTGTGGCTGAACATATTGCCCCGAAGTTGCCACGCCTGCACCGAGTTGGTTGCGCTGTGGTGCATCCGACGTGTGCATCTACCCAGTTGGGGATTAATGACGCGTTGATTACGCTGTCGGGCCTGGTGGCTGACGAAGTGCGTATTCCTGACGGGTGGCGTTGCTGCGGTTTTGCTGGGGACCGGGGGTTGTTGCATGAGGAACTAACCGCAACAGCAACTGCGGATGAAGCTAAGAGTGTGAACTCGATTGACGCGTCTTTGTACCTGTCTTGCAACCGCACTTGTGAACTTGGGATGACGCGCGCCACGGGCCATAACTACACGCACGTGTTAGAGGAACTGGCTGCGCGCCTGTAG
- a CDS encoding DUF998 domain-containing protein encodes MSSARRVLIVTTMCLAVAAYNLWALGGFINGALDPVYAFTSEYAALDQPTSLLFRVSDAVSAGFMVVGATVGLRWFAWPRFTLTTQRMGLPRFGQLDRLFKQWGRRRWWRLVWGLILVFAFATLVDAAFPMTCSSSLTHTHCALPSDIMHETASIVANTASITATLLSALLLRGTRTRAAIATLAVVHTITALYTGIVSLFDATYMMGITQRVSLVALAAWAILWTYETCVAGTATPPVSRG; translated from the coding sequence ATGAGTAGTGCTAGACGGGTCCTAATAGTGACCACGATGTGTTTAGCGGTCGCAGCGTATAACCTGTGGGCGTTGGGTGGATTTATTAACGGTGCGTTGGACCCGGTTTACGCATTCACCTCTGAGTACGCTGCGTTGGACCAGCCCACTTCTCTGCTGTTTCGGGTTAGTGACGCGGTGTCGGCCGGCTTCATGGTGGTGGGCGCGACCGTAGGGTTGCGTTGGTTTGCGTGGCCACGATTCACCCTCACCACCCAACGCATGGGCCTGCCCCGGTTCGGCCAGCTCGACCGCTTGTTCAAACAGTGGGGGAGGCGCCGCTGGTGGCGCCTAGTTTGGGGCCTCATCCTAGTTTTCGCGTTCGCCACGTTAGTGGATGCCGCGTTCCCCATGACGTGTTCATCCAGTTTGACGCACACGCACTGCGCACTTCCCTCAGACATAATGCACGAAACCGCTTCCATAGTGGCAAATACCGCATCCATAACCGCAACCCTACTTTCCGCATTACTCCTGAGGGGAACGCGAACCCGCGCGGCAATCGCAACCCTAGCTGTCGTACACACCATAACCGCGCTATACACCGGTATCGTGTCCCTATTTGACGCCACATACATGATGGGCATAACCCAACGCGTGTCCCTAGTGGCGCTCGCGGCGTGGGCCATACTGTGGACATACGAAACCTGCGTCGCCGGAACTGCCACCCCACCTGTCAGTCGCGGGTAG